A window of the Desulfobacula toluolica Tol2 genome harbors these coding sequences:
- the uvrA gene encoding excinuclease ABC subunit UvrA — protein MKNSGSICVSLIETEDADESILGSTSKELDRIIVKGAREHNLKNIDVDIPKKKMVVFTGVSGSGKSSLAFDTIFAEGQRRYVESLSSYARQFIGQMEKPKYDTIRGLSPTIAIEQKAASKNPRSTVGTITEIYDYLRVLFARVGTQYCCTCGQKVGRGHAQSMVSQILSLPDASKILILSPIVENRKGEHKERLEELKKQGYARVRVDGVVQDLENVQTLAKNKKHHIEVVVDRLKVTNTQAFEKRLTDSVENALKLGSGQIIVHMLGREDLKMSEARSCCGIAYPELAPQIFSFNSPLGMCQECNGIGTLLSMDPDKIVPDKNLSIRQGAVIPWKNYFIKNPRYANDNSWGMSQLTAMEQQWGINFDIPWKKLPKKDRDLLLYGSKNKEMTVNWNSHKIQGEFTRTHEGLIHTLIRRYKTTQSEGQKKYYAKFMTASTCPACHGRRLKDEVLNVHIQGQSIMDVTAMTVKQAYEFINTLNMTGNKRLIAQELLKEISDRLGFLVNVGLDYLSLDRSGPTLSGGESQRIRLASQVGSELTGVLYILDEPSIGLHQRDNIKLLQTLHHLRDIGNTLIIVEHDQETMEESDWIVDIGPGAGHLGGQIVAQGTPEQIRRNPASITGRFLTGKERINIPKKRKSPEARGGKWISIVKAEENNLKQITANIPLGLLVAVTGVSGAGKSTLINQILYPALAVKLHNSQMTVGRHGKIKGLAHLNKIINIDQKPIGRTPRSNPATYTKVFDHIREFFALLPESKARGYKKGRYSFNVKGGRCEACKGDGYIKVEMHFLADVFVPCDVCCAKRFNRATLEIAYKDHSISDILDLSVLQARDLFASHPKITNILDTLMDVGLSYIKLGQAATTLSGGEAQRIKLARELAKRDTGDTLYILDEPTTGLHFQDIRLLLKVLSRLTVSGNTVIIIEHNMDVIKTADWIIDLGPEGGSSGGEIIAEGPPEKIAQSSKSHTGKYLKQILNNYKS, from the coding sequence ATGAAAAACAGCGGTTCAATATGTGTATCACTGATTGAGACAGAAGATGCAGATGAAAGCATCTTGGGTTCAACTTCCAAGGAGCTTGACAGGATTATCGTCAAAGGAGCCAGGGAACATAACCTTAAAAACATTGATGTGGACATCCCCAAAAAAAAGATGGTGGTGTTTACCGGGGTGTCCGGGTCCGGCAAATCCAGCCTTGCATTTGACACCATTTTTGCCGAAGGTCAGCGCAGGTATGTTGAATCGCTTTCCTCCTATGCCAGACAGTTTATCGGACAGATGGAAAAACCCAAGTACGACACCATCCGGGGGCTTTCCCCCACCATTGCCATTGAACAAAAGGCGGCCAGCAAGAACCCCAGATCCACTGTGGGAACCATTACGGAAATTTACGATTACCTCAGAGTGCTGTTTGCCCGGGTCGGGACCCAGTACTGCTGTACATGCGGACAAAAGGTGGGCAGGGGCCATGCCCAGAGCATGGTGTCCCAGATCCTCTCCCTGCCCGACGCCTCAAAAATCCTGATACTTTCTCCAATTGTGGAAAACCGGAAAGGGGAACATAAAGAGCGGCTTGAAGAGCTGAAAAAACAAGGATATGCCAGGGTCAGGGTGGACGGGGTGGTGCAGGATCTTGAAAATGTCCAGACCCTTGCAAAAAATAAAAAGCACCACATAGAAGTGGTGGTGGACCGCCTCAAGGTGACCAATACCCAGGCGTTTGAGAAGCGCTTGACCGATTCGGTGGAGAACGCCCTCAAGTTGGGCAGTGGCCAGATCATTGTTCATATGCTGGGACGCGAAGACCTTAAAATGAGCGAGGCCAGATCCTGTTGCGGTATTGCATACCCGGAACTTGCTCCCCAGATTTTTTCTTTTAACTCCCCTCTTGGCATGTGCCAGGAGTGTAATGGTATTGGAACGCTTCTGTCCATGGACCCGGATAAGATTGTCCCGGACAAAAATTTGAGTATCAGACAGGGCGCAGTTATACCTTGGAAAAATTATTTTATCAAAAATCCCCGGTATGCCAATGACAATTCCTGGGGAATGAGCCAGCTTACGGCCATGGAGCAGCAATGGGGCATCAACTTTGATATTCCCTGGAAAAAACTGCCCAAAAAAGACCGTGATCTTCTTTTGTACGGTTCCAAGAACAAAGAGATGACCGTCAACTGGAATTCACACAAGATCCAGGGTGAATTCACAAGAACCCATGAAGGATTGATCCATACCCTGATCCGGCGGTACAAAACCACTCAGTCGGAAGGACAAAAAAAATATTACGCAAAGTTTATGACGGCCAGCACCTGTCCTGCCTGCCATGGTAGACGCCTGAAAGACGAGGTTCTTAATGTCCATATCCAAGGGCAGTCAATCATGGATGTGACCGCCATGACCGTTAAACAAGCTTATGAGTTTATAAACACACTGAACATGACCGGAAACAAGAGGCTGATTGCCCAGGAACTGCTCAAAGAGATCTCGGACCGGCTGGGGTTCCTGGTAAATGTAGGTCTTGATTACCTGTCCCTTGACCGGAGCGGCCCGACTTTGTCCGGTGGCGAATCCCAAAGAATCCGCCTGGCCTCCCAGGTTGGATCGGAACTGACCGGGGTTCTCTACATTCTGGATGAACCGTCCATAGGCCTTCACCAGCGGGATAATATCAAGCTTTTGCAAACCCTTCATCATCTGCGGGATATCGGTAACACTCTGATTATTGTAGAGCATGACCAGGAAACCATGGAAGAATCAGACTGGATCGTAGATATCGGCCCGGGCGCAGGACACCTTGGCGGTCAGATTGTGGCTCAGGGAACTCCGGAACAGATCCGGCGCAACCCTGCCTCCATAACAGGTCGGTTTTTAACGGGAAAAGAACGGATCAATATCCCGAAAAAAAGAAAAAGCCCTGAAGCCAGAGGCGGCAAATGGATCTCCATTGTCAAGGCAGAAGAAAATAATTTAAAACAGATAACGGCAAATATCCCCCTGGGGCTGCTTGTGGCGGTTACAGGGGTATCTGGTGCGGGAAAATCAACCTTGATCAATCAGATTTTATACCCTGCCCTGGCTGTCAAGCTGCACAATTCTCAAATGACCGTGGGCCGACATGGCAAGATCAAGGGGCTGGCCCATTTGAACAAGATTATCAATATCGACCAGAAGCCAATCGGCAGAACTCCCAGGAGCAATCCTGCAACCTATACAAAGGTGTTTGATCATATCAGGGAATTTTTTGCCCTGCTGCCCGAATCCAAGGCGCGCGGGTACAAAAAGGGACGATATTCTTTTAATGTCAAAGGCGGCCGGTGCGAAGCCTGTAAAGGCGACGGATATATCAAGGTGGAAATGCATTTTCTGGCCGATGTATTTGTTCCATGTGACGTGTGTTGCGCAAAGCGATTCAACCGGGCCACACTTGAAATTGCCTATAAGGATCATTCCATTTCAGATATTCTTGACCTGTCTGTGCTGCAGGCAAGGGATTTGTTTGCAAGTCACCCGAAAATCACAAACATACTGGATACCCTGATGGATGTGGGGCTGTCCTACATTAAGCTGGGACAGGCAGCCACCACCCTTTCCGGCGGGGAAGCCCAGAGAATCAAGCTTGCCAGGGAACTTGCCAAACGGGATACCGGGGACACTCTCTATATCCTTGACGAACCCACAACAGGCCTGCATTTCCAGGACATAAGGCTGTTATTGAAGGTTTTGTCCCGCCTGACAGTCTCGGGCAACACCGTGATCATTATTGAACACAACATGGACGTTATTAAAACTGCCGACTGGATTATTGATCTTGGGCCGGAAGGGGGCAGCAGCGGGGGAGAAATCATTGCTGAAGGTCCACCTGAAAAAATTGCACAATCCTCTAAAAGCCATACCGGCAAGTATTTGAAACAAATATTAAACAATTATAAAAGCTGA
- a CDS encoding molybdopterin-dependent aldehyde oxidoreductase produces the protein MSEEYLNKKIYVNGIPRTIIADAKAGLAEVIRQNLGLTGTKVGCNKGQCGACNIILNGKLVRSCITNWDRVPNNSVIVTIEGLGDANKLHPLQWAFAVTGAIQCGFCTPGFIMSAKALLDKNLEPTRQEVRTWFQKHRNACRCTGYKQIVDAVMDAAKVIRGELEMKEFSSLLGKKGEVWGTSYPRPSAVYKATGTWDFGEDFRNKLPDDTLYGAMVQSKLSHAVIKKIDLSKAEKMPGVYKVVTAKDVKGTNRITGQPTFCQDGFDRPIFCDEKIFMYGDVVALVCADTQKHADAAAKAVILELEELPAYMSAMDAIAEDSIQIHPGTPNLYNEKRIAKGEETAPLMEKAAHVVEGDYYLQRQPHLVMEPDVGFGYIDEKGRLTIQSKSIWIYFHQAQMAPGLGLEAKNIRIIQNNSGGSFGYKLSITCEAIIGAAVLATGKPVFLAYNMAQTISYTPNRSPFDMHMKLGADKNGKIIAMETKYYVDHGPYSEFSERLTQRGTQFMGANYAIPNIRGIGHTVCTNQTWGSAFRAFGAPQAYTATEILMDEMAKKIGIDPLEFRYMNVIREGDTFPFGQKPDVYVYPLMIETIRPKYQAALEKAEQESTETVKKGVGIALGVFGATHDGPDTADIIIELTQEGITLYNNWEDHGQGADIGALGTAHEALRELGLKPEQIKLVMNDTALAPNAGAASGSSSQVVKGNAILNGCEILLDAMKKEDGSFRTYDQMIAEKIPVRYTGTWTNTGGTMCDENCQGNPFGALMYGLFMPEVAVDITTGKVKVEKFTFVSDIGKINNIANVEGQMYGGLAQGIGLALSENFENIKKHSSLSGAGLPYIEDIPDDMELIHLAVPRKQGGPFGSSGVGELPLTAPHPAIINAIYNACGVRIRKLPALPEKILKKLKSM, from the coding sequence TTGTCTGAAGAATATCTTAACAAAAAAATTTATGTAAACGGCATTCCCCGGACCATAATCGCAGATGCAAAGGCCGGCCTTGCCGAAGTAATCCGGCAGAATCTCGGGCTTACCGGCACAAAAGTGGGCTGCAACAAAGGACAATGCGGTGCATGCAATATTATTCTTAACGGTAAACTGGTACGTTCATGTATTACCAACTGGGATAGAGTTCCAAATAATTCTGTAATTGTTACTATTGAGGGTTTAGGTGATGCAAACAAGCTGCATCCCCTTCAATGGGCTTTTGCAGTGACCGGTGCCATACAATGCGGTTTCTGTACCCCGGGTTTTATTATGAGTGCAAAAGCGCTTCTGGATAAAAATCTTGAGCCGACAAGGCAGGAAGTTCGAACATGGTTTCAAAAACACCGCAATGCTTGCCGCTGCACTGGATACAAACAGATTGTTGATGCTGTCATGGATGCTGCAAAGGTTATCAGGGGCGAGCTTGAAATGAAAGAATTTTCATCTCTTTTAGGTAAAAAAGGCGAAGTATGGGGAACCTCTTATCCAAGACCCAGTGCGGTTTATAAAGCAACCGGCACCTGGGATTTTGGCGAAGATTTCAGGAATAAACTCCCTGATGACACACTTTATGGCGCAATGGTACAATCTAAACTTTCCCATGCCGTCATAAAAAAAATCGACCTGTCAAAGGCTGAAAAAATGCCCGGAGTTTATAAGGTTGTTACGGCAAAGGATGTTAAAGGCACCAATAGAATTACAGGACAGCCGACCTTTTGCCAGGATGGATTTGACCGGCCCATATTTTGTGATGAAAAAATTTTCATGTATGGCGATGTGGTTGCCCTTGTGTGTGCCGACACTCAGAAACATGCGGATGCAGCAGCCAAAGCCGTCATACTTGAGCTTGAAGAACTGCCGGCCTACATGTCCGCCATGGATGCCATTGCAGAGGATTCCATACAAATTCATCCGGGAACCCCAAACCTCTATAATGAAAAAAGAATCGCAAAAGGCGAAGAGACCGCACCCCTCATGGAAAAAGCCGCCCATGTAGTGGAAGGGGATTATTATCTTCAGCGCCAGCCACACCTTGTTATGGAGCCTGATGTCGGATTTGGTTATATTGATGAAAAAGGGCGTCTGACCATTCAGTCAAAAAGTATATGGATCTATTTTCACCAGGCCCAGATGGCTCCGGGGCTTGGACTTGAGGCAAAGAATATCAGAATAATACAGAACAATTCAGGCGGGTCATTTGGATATAAATTAAGTATCACCTGCGAGGCAATCATCGGCGCTGCAGTACTGGCAACGGGAAAACCGGTATTCCTGGCCTATAACATGGCCCAGACCATCAGCTACACCCCCAATCGTTCCCCTTTTGACATGCACATGAAATTAGGTGCGGATAAAAATGGGAAAATCATCGCAATGGAGACAAAATATTATGTGGATCACGGCCCCTATTCTGAGTTCTCAGAGCGCCTCACACAGCGTGGAACACAGTTCATGGGTGCAAACTATGCAATTCCCAATATCCGCGGTATAGGCCATACCGTCTGCACAAACCAGACCTGGGGTTCTGCATTCAGGGCTTTTGGAGCGCCCCAGGCCTATACTGCAACTGAAATTTTAATGGATGAGATGGCAAAAAAGATCGGCATTGATCCCCTTGAGTTTCGCTATATGAATGTGATCCGTGAGGGAGATACCTTTCCTTTTGGGCAAAAACCGGATGTCTATGTTTACCCCCTTATGATAGAAACCATACGGCCAAAATATCAGGCTGCCCTTGAAAAAGCAGAACAAGAATCCACTGAAACGGTTAAAAAAGGCGTGGGCATTGCCCTTGGTGTGTTTGGCGCAACCCATGACGGACCGGATACAGCGGATATTATAATTGAGTTGACCCAAGAGGGCATCACACTTTACAACAACTGGGAAGACCATGGCCAGGGAGCTGATATTGGCGCGCTTGGAACGGCTCATGAAGCTTTACGGGAACTTGGGTTAAAACCCGAACAGATTAAACTTGTGATGAACGATACTGCCCTGGCTCCGAATGCGGGTGCAGCATCGGGAAGCAGTTCCCAGGTTGTAAAAGGCAATGCTATTTTAAACGGGTGTGAGATTCTGCTTGATGCCATGAAAAAAGAAGATGGAAGTTTCAGAACCTATGATCAGATGATTGCCGAAAAAATTCCGGTCCGATATACCGGGACATGGACAAACACCGGCGGCACCATGTGCGATGAGAACTGCCAGGGAAACCCATTTGGGGCATTGATGTACGGCCTGTTTATGCCGGAGGTGGCCGTGGATATTACAACGGGAAAAGTCAAGGTTGAAAAATTCACTTTTGTTTCAGATATCGGAAAAATAAATAACATTGCCAATGTGGAAGGACAGATGTACGGAGGCCTTGCCCAGGGCATCGGCCTTGCTCTGTCTGAAAATTTTGAAAATATTAAAAAGCACTCGTCTTTGAGTGGAGCGGGACTGCCTTATATTGAAGATATTCCAGATGACATGGAACTGATACACCTGGCCGTGCCCAGAAAACAAGGCGGGCCTTTCGGCTCCTCCGGTGTTGGTGAGCTTCCCCTTACAGCGCCCCATCCCGCAATTATAAATGCCATATATAATGCATGCGGCGTTCGCATTCGAAAACTTCCTGCATTACCTGAAAAGATACTCAAAAAATTAAAATCAATGTAA
- a CDS encoding phytochelatin synthase family protein, whose amino-acid sequence MSLFRWVIRPYLYSQYMFQKLARKGTFGGDQAIYVKTAYKNTGNGLKDGLFRHHVKQFHEASCSVASVVSVVNTLLDRQGHLNGTPLCQQDLLESVRTAHWKERMSDNGYNGRRGLPLQTLGQVVETSLKVYGISYQSLETVQASRDPIKSRKIKDRLRARLEQFETAGNCLIISHFDQGCFVRDLHIPHISPVGGFDPESGTVTLLDVDPSQECPYQVSFDLFYKGLSSNYNPIFRRFGYGEGGYVFIRV is encoded by the coding sequence ATGTCTCTTTTTAGATGGGTCATCCGCCCGTATCTGTATAGCCAGTATATGTTTCAGAAGCTTGCCCGGAAAGGCACGTTTGGTGGAGATCAGGCAATTTATGTTAAAACCGCATACAAAAATACTGGTAATGGTTTGAAAGACGGATTGTTCCGTCACCATGTCAAGCAGTTCCATGAAGCCTCCTGCTCGGTGGCATCGGTTGTGTCTGTGGTGAACACCCTTCTTGACAGACAAGGCCATTTGAACGGAACACCGTTATGCCAGCAGGATTTGCTCGAATCTGTTAGAACCGCGCACTGGAAGGAGCGGATGAGTGACAACGGTTATAACGGGCGAAGAGGGCTTCCGCTCCAGACCCTGGGCCAGGTGGTCGAAACCAGCCTCAAAGTATATGGAATTTCATATCAATCACTTGAGACGGTCCAGGCAAGTCGTGATCCAATCAAGTCAAGAAAAATCAAAGACCGTCTGCGCGCCAGGCTTGAACAGTTTGAAACAGCGGGCAATTGCCTGATCATTTCCCATTTTGACCAGGGATGCTTTGTCCGGGATCTTCACATCCCCCATATTTCACCTGTGGGCGGATTTGACCCTGAATCCGGAACCGTGACCCTCCTTGATGTTGATCCGTCCCAAGAATGTCCCTACCAGGTTTCCTTTGATCTGTTTTACAAAGGATTGTCCAGCAATTATAATCCCATCTTCAGAAGATTCGGATATGGAGAAGGCGGATATGTTTTTATCCGGGTTTAA
- a CDS encoding DUF4126 domain-containing protein has translation MEQLDQIIKTLSLTMGAAWASGINLYATILVLGFLGLTDNIVLPQKLEILMNPMVMSAAGLMYCVEFFADKVPGVDTGWDTLHTFIRIPAGVLLAAGAVGDVNPAVAMAAAIMGGGLAAGSHVTKSGTRLLINTSPEPFSNWTASIVEDVAVIAGVWAALQHPVIFLVLLAVFICLALWLLPKIWSGIKKIFRFLGSIFKKKTLGTISSDDRTAKKSGQV, from the coding sequence ATGGAACAACTTGACCAGATCATTAAAACACTTTCATTGACCATGGGTGCGGCCTGGGCAAGCGGGATCAATTTGTATGCTACAATTCTTGTGCTGGGCTTTCTGGGCTTAACAGACAATATTGTTTTGCCTCAAAAACTTGAAATTCTAATGAACCCCATGGTTATGAGTGCTGCAGGACTCATGTACTGTGTTGAATTTTTTGCAGACAAAGTTCCGGGTGTGGATACGGGATGGGATACGCTTCATACCTTTATCCGTATTCCTGCGGGTGTGCTTCTGGCAGCAGGTGCCGTGGGGGATGTAAACCCTGCGGTTGCCATGGCGGCAGCGATTATGGGCGGCGGCCTTGCAGCCGGCAGTCATGTGACCAAGTCAGGCACCCGTTTGCTGATCAACACCTCGCCGGAACCCTTCAGCAACTGGACCGCATCAATAGTTGAAGATGTCGCTGTTATTGCCGGTGTCTGGGCTGCGTTACAGCACCCCGTAATTTTCCTAGTGCTGCTGGCTGTTTTTATCTGTCTTGCTCTCTGGCTTCTTCCAAAAATCTGGAGCGGAATAAAAAAAATTTTTCGTTTTCTGGGATCTATTTTCAAAAAAAAAACACTTGGTACAATTTCCTCTGATGACAGAACTGCAAAAAAGTCCGGTCAGGTATAG
- a CDS encoding PAS domain-containing hybrid sensor histidine kinase/response regulator gives MTEKPTYEELENRIRKLEQAEADHKKIEDALHQYTELYRTEQKKTEYQINKKNQQLLENQTELAKSEELFRGLFDHMTSGCGIYEVINDGSKGSDYIIKGFNKKSLEIEGQTLEQVMGKSLFDLRPTVDDFGLISVLKRVWETGTPDYYPVKIYQDEKFSNYYENYVFKIPSGEVVTVYNDVTDQKNNEMALKESMERFELAMQFANDGLYDWNLITNKIYYSNGWKRMLGYEPHEIKNELSEWERLTKPEDIKACWEMLEQVIEKKRDRFEKEFQMQHRKGHKIYIHSRANVIFDEHGQAVRVVGTHVDITERKKAELEKNLLQKQLAQAQKMESIGTLTGGIAHDFNNILGIIMGNTELALMNTQESNPAYSNLKQIEKAGLRATNIVRQLLSFSRKTDPKKRPIKIALVIKEALKFLRVMIPTTIEIVQDIHSADENILADPTQINQIMMNLCINAFHAMEQTGGTLTVHVKTVENPSIRKYPGLGNGRHVKISVKDTGPGIAPDIMNRIFDPYFTTKEVGKGSGLGLAVVHGIVKNHNAGIFVHTRPGQGAVFNLLFPVAAQKTETKQNTAGEFLLGSETVLFVDDETSIVEMAEAMLTYMGYRPETRNNPVDALALFKSNPHGFDLVITDMTMPHMSGIQLSEKLMAIRPDIPIIIATGYSALVDEKRAKTLGIRACLMKPIIMAELSKTIRKVLD, from the coding sequence ATGACTGAAAAACCGACTTATGAAGAATTGGAAAATAGAATTCGGAAATTAGAACAAGCAGAAGCTGATCATAAAAAAATAGAGGATGCCTTGCATCAATATACGGAGTTGTACCGCACTGAACAAAAAAAAACGGAATATCAAATCAATAAAAAAAATCAGCAGCTGCTTGAAAACCAGACTGAGCTTGCCAAAAGCGAAGAACTTTTTCGTGGGTTATTCGATCACATGACCAGCGGTTGTGGCATTTACGAAGTTATCAATGATGGTTCAAAAGGGTCAGATTATATCATAAAAGGATTTAACAAAAAAAGCTTGGAGATAGAGGGGCAAACCCTTGAGCAGGTTATGGGCAAAAGTCTTTTTGACCTGCGGCCAACGGTTGATGATTTCGGACTGATCTCTGTCCTTAAAAGGGTTTGGGAAACAGGGACTCCTGACTATTACCCGGTAAAAATATACCAGGATGAAAAATTTTCCAATTACTACGAGAATTATGTTTTTAAAATTCCTTCCGGTGAAGTTGTTACGGTCTATAACGATGTTACGGATCAAAAAAATAATGAAATGGCCCTCAAAGAGAGCATGGAAAGATTTGAGCTTGCCATGCAATTTGCAAATGACGGCCTTTATGACTGGAATCTCATAACAAATAAAATTTACTACTCCAATGGTTGGAAACGGATGCTGGGGTATGAGCCGCATGAAATTAAAAATGAACTTTCAGAATGGGAAAGGCTTACAAAACCGGAAGATATTAAAGCTTGTTGGGAAATGTTGGAACAAGTAATAGAAAAAAAACGGGATCGATTTGAAAAAGAGTTTCAAATGCAACATAGAAAAGGTCACAAAATTTATATTCACTCCAGAGCAAATGTGATTTTTGATGAACACGGACAGGCAGTCCGGGTGGTTGGAACCCATGTGGATATTACTGAACGTAAGAAGGCTGAATTGGAGAAGAATTTGCTTCAGAAACAATTGGCCCAAGCGCAGAAAATGGAATCCATAGGTACTTTGACAGGCGGCATTGCCCATGATTTTAATAATATTCTGGGTATTATTATGGGAAACACAGAATTGGCTTTAATGAACACCCAGGAAAGTAATCCTGCTTATTCCAACCTTAAACAGATCGAGAAAGCCGGTCTCAGAGCAACAAATATTGTAAGGCAACTCCTCAGCTTCAGCCGTAAGACCGACCCAAAAAAAAGACCCATAAAAATTGCATTAGTCATTAAAGAAGCACTCAAGTTTTTGCGGGTAATGATTCCAACCACCATTGAAATTGTGCAGGATATTCATTCTGCAGATGAAAATATTCTTGCCGATCCGACTCAGATCAACCAGATCATGATGAACCTGTGCATCAACGCTTTTCATGCAATGGAACAGACCGGCGGAACCTTGACGGTGCATGTGAAAACCGTTGAGAACCCTTCAATCAGAAAGTATCCCGGCCTGGGTAACGGCAGGCACGTCAAAATAAGCGTAAAAGATACGGGTCCGGGAATCGCTCCCGACATCATGAACCGGATTTTTGACCCTTATTTTACCACCAAGGAGGTGGGCAAAGGTTCCGGTCTGGGCCTTGCCGTCGTTCACGGCATTGTTAAGAATCATAATGCCGGTATTTTTGTTCACACCAGGCCCGGCCAAGGTGCAGTATTCAATCTCCTTTTCCCGGTGGCTGCCCAAAAAACCGAGACAAAACAGAATACCGCCGGAGAATTTTTGTTGGGAAGTGAAACAGTATTGTTTGTTGATGATGAAACCTCTATTGTGGAAATGGCTGAAGCGATGCTGACCTACATGGGATATAGGCCTGAAACAAGGAATAACCCCGTTGACGCACTGGCGCTTTTCAAGTCAAACCCCCATGGGTTTGATCTGGTCATAACCGACATGACGATGCCTCATATGAGTGGGATTCAATTGTCTGAAAAATTAATGGCGATCCGTCCCGATATCCCGATTATCATCGCCACAGGCTACAGCGCCCTGGTGGATGAAAAAAGGGCGAAAACCCTTGGGATAAGGGCCTGTCTCATGAAACCAATCATCATGGCGGAGCTGTCAAAGACCATCCGCAAGGTGCTGGACTGA